From a region of the Oryza sativa Japonica Group chromosome 6, ASM3414082v1 genome:
- the LOC4340639 gene encoding uncharacterized protein, producing MASSRWVRPEVYPLFAAMGVAVGICGFQLFRNITGNPEVRVNKVGRAAGVLENHEEGRRYAEHGLRNYVRDKTPEIMPAINKFFTEPTK from the exons atggCCTCCAGCCGCTGGGTCCGACCGGAG GTGTACCCGCTGTTCGCGGCGATGGGCGTGGCCGTCGGCATCTGCGGCTTCCAGCTCTTCCGCAACATCACCGGCAACCCCGAAGTCAG GGTTAACAAGGTAGGGAGGGCAGCTGGAGTGCTCGAGAACCATGAGGAGGGAAGGCGCTACGCAGAGCATGGGCTAAGAAACTATGTGCGCGACAAGACCCCTGAGATCATGCCAGCTATCAACAAGTTCTTCACTGAGCCAACAAAATGA
- the LOC4340640 gene encoding pyruvate dehydrogenase E1 component subunit alpha-2, mitochondrial yields MAAAVVLLRRLRGVTAAPRRAAAALPLTTSVRGVSDSTEPLTIETSVPYKSHIVDPPPREVATTARELATFFRDMSAMRRAEIAADSLYKAKLIRGFCHLYDGQEAVAVGMEAATTRADAIITAYRDHCAYLARGGDLAALFAELMGRRGGCSRGKGGSMHLYKKDANFYGGHGIVGAQVPLGCGLAFAQRYRKEAAVTFDLYGDGAANQGQLFEALNMAALWKLPVVLVCENNHYGMGTAEWRASKSPAYYKRGDYVPGLKVDGMDVLAVKQACKFAKQHALENGPIILEMDTYRYHGHSMSDPGSTYRTRDEIAGIRQERDPIERVRKLLLAHDFATTQELKDMEKEIRKQVDTAIAKAKESPMPDPSELFTNVYVNDCGLESFGVDRKVVRTVLP; encoded by the exons ATGGCCGcggccgtcgtcctcctccgccgcctgcgcGGCGTCACGGCGGCgccccggcgcgcggcggcggcgctgcccctGACCACGAGCGTCCGGGGTGTCTCCGATTCGACGGAGCCGCTCACCATCGAGACCTCGGTCCCCTACAAGTCCCACATCGTGGACCCGCCCCCGCGCGAGGtggccaccacggcgcgcgaGCTCGCCACCTTCTTCCGCGACATGTCCGCCATGCGCCGCGCGGAGATCGCGGCGGACTCGCTGTACAAGGCGAAGCTGATCCGCGGCTTCTGCCACCTCTACGACGGACAGGAGGCCGTCGCGGTGGGCATGGAGGCGGCCACCACCCGCGCCGACGCCATCATCACGGCCTACCGCGACCACTGCGCCTACctcgcccgcggcggcgacctcgccgcccTCTTCGCCGAGCTCatgggccgccgcggcgggtgCTCCAGGGGGAAAGGCGGGTCGATGCACCTGTACAAGAAGGACGCCAACTTCTATGGCGGCCATGGCATCGTGGGCGCGCAGGTGCCGCTCGGATGCGGCCTCGCGTTCGCGCAGAGGTACAGGAAGGAGGCCGCCGTCACGTTCGACctctacggcgacggcgccgccaaccaggggcaGCTGTTCGAGGCGCTCAACATGGCGGCGCTCTGGAAGCTGCCCGTCGTGCTCGTCTGCGAGAACAACCACT ATGGGATGGGGACGGCGGAATGGAGGGCATCGAAAAGCCCCGCATACTACAAACGCGGCGACTATGTGCCAGGATTGAAG GTCGATGGTATGGATGTTCTTGCAGTCAAACAAGCTTGTAAATTTGCCAAGCAACATGCTCTTGAAAATGGACCGATT ATTCTTGAGATGGACACCTACAGATACCACGGACACTCTATGTCAGATCCAGGGAGCACTTACCGCACCAGAGATGAAATTGCAGGCATAAGACAG GAGCGCGATCCAATTGAAAGGGTTAGGAAGCTACTACTGGCCCATGACTTTGCAACCACACAAGAACTCAAG GACATGGAGAAAGAAATAAGGAAGCAAGTCGACACTGCCATCGCGAAAGCAAAG GAAAGTCCAATGCCCGATCCATCTGAGCTCTTTACAAATGTATATGTTAATGACTGCGGTTTGGAG TCATTTGGTGTGGACAGGAAGGTGGTGAGAACTGTACTTCCCTAG